From a region of the Campylobacter showae genome:
- a CDS encoding class I SAM-dependent methyltransferase, with the protein MEKIEFEGTVSETLLINLYFRSKENQETTPILKDEFSGDVVSKIDYDFAKFDRSTLSRVGTVIRARFFDDCILKFTREHPTAVIVQVGAGLDTRPLRLAPVCPEATFYDLDLPDVIALRDKLVPKAPRNYSLPCSMLETAWMDELARKHAEEEFVFVLEGVSMFFEKPIFREFFLNLAARFSGLVLVDLLNDFATKMNTRKHDTLKFMKEEVKIKMGIAGEDEVEAWDKERIKCLEIGTMMNMYKHRWGLVGRAMSWIKPFREACRMFVFALGKRG; encoded by the coding sequence ATGGAAAAGATCGAATTTGAGGGAACGGTCTCTGAGACGCTGCTCATAAATTTATACTTTAGAAGCAAGGAAAACCAAGAAACTACGCCCATACTAAAGGACGAGTTTTCTGGAGACGTCGTGAGTAAGATAGATTATGATTTCGCCAAATTTGACCGCTCGACGCTAAGCAGGGTCGGCACGGTGATACGCGCGAGGTTTTTTGACGACTGCATACTTAAATTTACCCGCGAGCACCCGACCGCCGTCATCGTTCAAGTAGGCGCCGGGCTTGATACCAGGCCTCTTAGGCTAGCTCCCGTTTGCCCAGAGGCGACCTTTTACGACCTTGATTTGCCGGACGTCATAGCCCTTCGCGATAAACTCGTGCCAAAAGCGCCGCGAAACTACAGCCTACCCTGCTCGATGCTAGAAACCGCGTGGATGGACGAGTTAGCCAGAAAGCACGCGGAAGAGGAGTTTGTTTTCGTGCTAGAAGGCGTGTCGATGTTTTTTGAAAAGCCGATTTTTCGGGAGTTTTTCTTAAATTTGGCAGCGCGATTTAGCGGGCTGGTACTGGTCGATCTACTCAACGACTTCGCGACAAAAATGAATACACGCAAACACGACACGCTAAAATTTATGAAAGAGGAGGTAAAAATCAAGATGGGTATCGCGGGCGAGGACGAGGTCGAGGCGTGGGATAAAGAGCGCATAAAGTGCCTGGAAATCGGCACGATGATGAATATGTACAAACATCGCTGGGGGCTAGTCGGTCGCGCGATGAGCTGGATAAAGCCGTTTCGCGAGGCGTGCAGGATGTTTGTTTTCGCTCTGGGTAAGCGCGGATAA
- a CDS encoding undecaprenyl-diphosphate phosphatase: MELSHIIVLALVQGISEFLPISSSAHLVLVPKLLGWADQGLAFDVAVHVGTLAAILFYFKDRLAGLMRDFFASIARRERVGDSTLVWSVGFATVPVGLFGLAFNDAIEQYARNGLVIAAMTIIFGIALYVADKKSGLKTEYEMTIKLALIVGLAQAIALIPGVSRSGVTMTAALMLGFSHKASANFSFLLSIPVIVLAGGLEAVKLIKTPDALPWSDLAIGAAISGLSAYLCVRLFMALIARASMLPFVIYRMILGVFLFAMFL, translated from the coding sequence ATGGAGCTTTCGCATATTATCGTTTTGGCCCTAGTTCAGGGTATTAGCGAGTTTTTACCGATCTCTAGCTCGGCCCACCTCGTGCTTGTACCAAAGCTACTTGGCTGGGCGGATCAGGGACTAGCCTTTGACGTAGCCGTTCATGTTGGCACGCTCGCGGCGATACTTTTTTATTTTAAAGACAGACTTGCTGGGCTTATGCGAGATTTTTTCGCGTCTATCGCGCGTCGCGAGAGGGTCGGCGACAGCACGCTCGTGTGGTCGGTCGGCTTTGCGACCGTACCGGTGGGGCTTTTTGGCCTAGCGTTTAACGACGCCATCGAGCAGTACGCTAGAAACGGGCTCGTGATCGCGGCGATGACGATAATCTTTGGTATCGCGCTCTACGTCGCGGACAAAAAATCAGGCCTAAAAACCGAATACGAAATGACGATCAAGCTCGCTCTCATCGTGGGTCTAGCGCAGGCGATCGCGCTGATACCAGGCGTTTCGCGCTCGGGCGTGACGATGACGGCGGCGCTGATGCTGGGCTTTAGTCACAAAGCAAGCGCAAATTTCTCGTTTTTGCTCTCGATCCCCGTGATCGTGCTAGCAGGCGGCCTTGAAGCGGTGAAACTGATAAAAACCCCAGACGCGCTGCCTTGGAGCGACCTTGCTATCGGCGCGGCGATTAGCGGCCTTAGCGCGTATCTGTGCGTGCGGCTGTTTATGGCGCTGATCGCGCGCGCGAGCATGCTGCCGTTTGTTATCTACCGCATGATTTTGGGCGTGTTTTTGTTTGCGATGTTTTTATGA
- a CDS encoding cysteine hydrolase family protein — protein MKTALVLIDIQNDYFKGGTNELVGQETAAKKAAKILALFRRKNLPVFHVQHIATSAGATFFLPNTRGAQIYELVAPLPHEPVIVKQAPDSFSGTELNERLKALGAERILVCGSMSHMCIDTTVRSTMEKGFKVALAHDACATKDMSFNGENLPAALVHKAFMAAMSGIFADVKSTDEVLADFSE, from the coding sequence ATGAAAACGGCGTTAGTTTTAATCGATATCCAAAACGATTATTTCAAGGGCGGCACAAACGAACTCGTAGGGCAAGAGACGGCGGCGAAAAAGGCGGCTAAAATTTTAGCTCTTTTTAGGCGGAAAAATCTGCCTGTTTTTCACGTTCAGCACATTGCGACCAGCGCGGGAGCGACGTTTTTCTTACCTAACACGCGTGGCGCGCAGATTTACGAGCTAGTCGCCCCACTACCGCACGAACCCGTCATCGTTAAACAAGCTCCGGATAGCTTTTCAGGTACCGAGCTGAACGAGCGGTTAAAGGCACTCGGCGCGGAGCGAATTTTGGTCTGCGGGTCGATGAGTCATATGTGTATCGATACTACCGTGAGAAGCACGATGGAGAAGGGGTTTAAAGTGGCTTTGGCTCACGATGCGTGCGCGACTAAGGATATGAGCTTTAACGGCGAAAATTTGCCCGCCGCGCTCGTGCACAAGGCGTTTATGGCGGCTATGAGTGGAATCTTTGCCGACGTTAAAAGCACGGATGAGGTTTTGGCGGATTTTAGCGAGTAA
- a CDS encoding metallophosphoesterase, translated as MIKIKHINEDDYARIFVFGDMHGCLGLFNLMLKKINLTKKDLVIILGDSCDRGEDTIGLYKRYAELVRNGYALIHVLGNHEKMMMDGYFGGDSLDHQIWLRNGGDKTKRSIYKRNLNSFALSWLKDFISNMPHIVSSEQSIFVHAAFDGDKSEEEQDEDYVLWSIEPFWESNNTGKRIFHGHVASEENRITRRENNVFSMDVGAVFFKRLVIMEIKSGEKFEVDLKEQK; from the coding sequence ATGATAAAGATAAAACACATAAACGAAGATGATTACGCGCGGATTTTCGTATTCGGCGATATGCACGGCTGCCTCGGGCTTTTTAACCTGATGCTTAAAAAGATAAATTTGACCAAAAAGGATTTGGTTATTATTTTAGGCGACAGCTGCGACCGCGGCGAGGATACGATCGGGCTATACAAAAGATACGCCGAGCTCGTTAGAAACGGATACGCGCTGATCCACGTGCTGGGAAATCACGAGAAAATGATGATGGACGGGTATTTTGGCGGCGACTCCCTGGATCATCAAATTTGGCTTAGAAACGGCGGTGATAAAACCAAAAGATCGATCTATAAGCGAAATTTAAACAGTTTCGCGCTCTCGTGGCTAAAGGATTTTATCAGCAATATGCCGCACATCGTAAGCTCGGAGCAAAGTATATTCGTCCACGCGGCCTTTGACGGCGATAAAAGCGAAGAGGAGCAGGACGAGGACTACGTGCTGTGGAGCATAGAGCCATTTTGGGAGAGTAATAATACGGGCAAGAGGATATTTCACGGGCACGTAGCTAGCGAGGAAAATAGAATAACCAGGCGCGAAAATAACGTATTTTCTATGGACGTAGGAGCCGTATTTTTTAAGCGCCTAGTTATCATGGAGATAAAAAGCGGCGAGAAATTTGAAGTGGATTTAAAGGAGCAAAAATGA
- a CDS encoding metallophosphoesterase family protein: protein MIYFTSDLHFGHSNIMKFHPCFRPFSSVEAMDSALIRLWNERVNPCDTVYNIGDISFHKDIGTNISIFSKLNGKHVLVLGNHDEAIKKHKDELLAMKKQDGNALFEEICEYKEITVQHGKDKFRLVLFHYPISEWNAGHHGAIQLYGHIHANIANIKGKALNVGYDLHGKILSFEEIYDLVKDLPSFEYSEHRMFSEEDSMESRNKRIKEVLEKINFD, encoded by the coding sequence ATGATTTATTTTACCTCCGATTTGCATTTCGGACATAGCAATATCATGAAATTTCATCCGTGCTTTAGGCCCTTTTCTAGCGTGGAGGCGATGGATAGCGCGCTTATTCGCCTTTGGAACGAGAGGGTAAACCCCTGTGACACGGTCTATAATATAGGCGATATTAGCTTTCACAAGGATATCGGGACCAACATATCCATATTTAGCAAGCTAAACGGCAAGCACGTCCTAGTGCTAGGCAATCACGACGAAGCGATAAAAAAGCATAAAGACGAGCTGCTGGCCATGAAAAAGCAAGACGGCAACGCGCTGTTTGAGGAAATTTGCGAATACAAAGAGATCACCGTGCAGCACGGGAAGGATAAATTTCGACTCGTGCTCTTTCACTATCCGATATCCGAGTGGAACGCAGGCCACCACGGTGCGATCCAGCTCTACGGCCATATCCACGCAAATATCGCAAATATAAAAGGCAAGGCGCTAAACGTCGGCTACGACCTGCACGGCAAGATTTTAAGCTTTGAGGAAATTTATGATTTGGTTAAAGACCTGCCGTCGTTTGAATATAGCGAACATAGGATGTTTAGCGAAGAAGATAGCATGGAGAGTAGAAACAAAAGGATAAAAGAGGTTTTAGAAAAGATAAATTTTGACTGA
- the tkt gene encoding transketolase: MLKKMADTIRFLCADMVQQANSGHPGAPMGLADVMVVLAKFLNHNPKNPNWLNRDRLVFSGGHASSLVYSFLHLSGYDLSLDDLKNFRQLGSKTPGHPEIHTKGVEVATGPLGQGVANAVGFAMAAKYAANLLNDPQNAVIDHKIYCLCGDGDLQEGISYEACAVAGNLHLDNLVLIYDSNNITIEGDTSIAWSEDVKARFEAQGWDVARIDGHDYDQIEFALEQAAEKERPYLIIANTRIAKGAGELEGSHHSHGAPLGEEIIKAAKIAAGFDPERKFDIGEDVLIRFRAALEKGDLAEAQWNKKVENLSSESKNMLNALLNPDFSKINFPDFTGKKLATRDSNGVIMNEIARALPGFIGGSADLAPSNKTELKGMGDFPNGRNIHYGIREHAMAAINNAVARYGLFLPFSATFFIFSDYLKPSARIASLMSIRHFFIFTHDSIGVGEDGPTHQPIEQLSTLRAMPNFYTFRPADGNENALCWKAALNLRAPSAFVLSRQGLAPLEKGEFGGVENGAYLLKRAQNAKITLIASGSEVELCVKAAEILAARGIGANVVSAPCFDLLCEQPREYVDQIIDPATKVIAVEAASALEWYKFAGEIYSMKSFGESGKAGALFEYFGFTPEKIAEFASERA; encoded by the coding sequence ATGCTAAAAAAGATGGCTGATACGATAAGGTTTTTGTGCGCTGATATGGTGCAGCAGGCAAATAGCGGGCATCCGGGCGCGCCGATGGGGCTAGCGGACGTCATGGTCGTGCTGGCTAAATTTCTAAATCACAATCCTAAAAATCCAAACTGGCTAAACCGCGACAGGCTCGTGTTTAGCGGCGGTCACGCAAGCTCGCTCGTGTATAGCTTTTTGCATCTTAGCGGCTATGATCTTAGCCTTGATGATCTAAAAAACTTCCGTCAGCTGGGCTCCAAAACTCCTGGCCACCCAGAGATCCACACAAAAGGCGTCGAAGTAGCGACCGGACCGCTAGGCCAAGGCGTAGCAAACGCGGTGGGCTTTGCTATGGCGGCAAAATACGCGGCTAATCTACTAAACGACCCCCAAAACGCCGTCATCGATCATAAAATTTACTGCCTCTGCGGCGACGGAGACTTGCAGGAGGGCATCAGCTACGAGGCCTGTGCGGTCGCGGGCAACCTGCATCTAGACAACCTCGTGCTGATCTACGACTCCAACAACATCACGATCGAGGGCGACACGAGTATAGCTTGGAGCGAGGACGTGAAGGCGAGGTTTGAGGCTCAGGGCTGGGACGTCGCGCGCATCGACGGTCACGACTACGATCAGATCGAGTTTGCGCTCGAGCAAGCCGCCGAAAAAGAGCGCCCGTATCTCATCATCGCAAACACCCGCATCGCAAAGGGCGCGGGCGAGCTAGAGGGCAGCCACCATAGCCACGGCGCGCCGCTTGGCGAGGAGATCATAAAGGCTGCTAAAATCGCAGCTGGCTTTGATCCGGAGCGTAAATTTGATATTGGCGAGGACGTGCTCATTCGCTTCCGCGCCGCGCTAGAAAAGGGCGACCTGGCCGAAGCTCAGTGGAACAAAAAGGTAGAAAATCTAAGTAGTGAGAGCAAAAATATGCTAAACGCGCTACTAAATCCAGATTTTAGCAAGATAAACTTCCCTGATTTTACCGGCAAAAAGCTAGCCACGCGCGACAGTAACGGCGTAATCATGAACGAGATCGCGCGTGCGCTGCCGGGCTTTATCGGCGGTAGCGCGGATCTGGCTCCATCAAACAAAACCGAGCTAAAAGGCATGGGCGACTTCCCTAACGGACGCAACATCCACTACGGTATCCGCGAGCACGCTATGGCCGCGATAAACAACGCGGTCGCTAGATACGGACTTTTCTTGCCGTTTAGCGCGACGTTTTTTATCTTTAGCGACTACCTAAAGCCGTCTGCGCGTATCGCTTCGTTGATGAGCATCAGGCACTTTTTTATCTTTACGCACGACAGTATCGGCGTGGGCGAGGACGGCCCGACGCATCAGCCTATCGAGCAGCTCAGCACGCTTCGCGCGATGCCGAACTTTTATACCTTCCGCCCGGCTGATGGCAACGAAAACGCGCTTTGCTGGAAGGCGGCGTTAAATTTACGCGCTCCAAGCGCCTTCGTGCTAAGCCGCCAAGGCCTAGCTCCGCTTGAAAAAGGCGAATTTGGCGGGGTAGAAAACGGCGCGTATCTGCTAAAACGCGCGCAAAACGCCAAAATCACGCTGATAGCTAGCGGCAGCGAAGTGGAGCTTTGCGTCAAGGCGGCTGAAATTTTAGCCGCTCGCGGTATCGGCGCGAACGTAGTCTCTGCGCCGTGCTTTGACCTGCTTTGCGAGCAGCCGCGCGAGTACGTAGATCAGATCATAGATCCAGCGACCAAGGTCATCGCCGTCGAAGCCGCAAGCGCGCTAGAGTGGTATAAATTCGCGGGTGAAATTTACTCGATGAAGAGCTTTGGCGAGAGCGGTAAGGCGGGCGCATTGTTCGAATACTTTGGCTTTACGCCTGAAAAGATTGCGGAGTTTGCGAGCGAACGCGCATGA